From a region of the Bacteroidales bacterium genome:
- a CDS encoding 4Fe-4S binding protein, producing MIDNKSNILSKISTPYIWINTRDCRACWKCVDNCPEHIIGKTGFLWHKHIVIQNEDNCTGCKKCMQICPNGVFNEIK from the coding sequence ATGATAGACAATAAATCAAACATATTAAGCAAAATTAGTACACCATACATCTGGATAAATACTCGTGATTGTAGAGCGTGTTGGAAATGTGTGGATAACTGTCCCGAACATATCATCGGAAAAACCGGATTTTTATGGCATAAACATATTGTAATACAAAATGAAGATAATTGCACCGGATGTAAAAAATGTATGCAAATCTGTCCCAATGGAGTATTTAATGAAATAAAATAA
- a CDS encoding glycoside hydrolase family 3 C-terminal domain-containing protein gives MKHFFLSAALFIISLYSLFSQIPDYKKPEKSVEERAEHLLTLMTIEEKVGQLVCVLGWEMYEKKGDSVTHSKKFEELLSKYHVGMYWAVYRADPWTQKTLETGLSPRQAAEAGNAMQRYAVENTRLGIPIFIAEEAPHGHMAIGATVFPTGIGQASTWNPELLEKMGEVIAREIRLQGGHISYGPVLDLSRDPRWSRVEESYGEDPVLSAKLAAAIVKGTGGGNIVDTQTTIVTLKHLIAYGIPEGGHNGNTAFVGYRELHENFLPPFKAAIDAGALSVMTGYNSIDGIPCTSNGYLLTDVLRNQWGFKGFTISDLNSVAGISNGHFVAENSKEAGKLAIIAGLNVDLGGDSFLQLIEAVKNAEIPESLVDTAVLRILKLKFEMGLFDNPYVDPVNAEQYVRSPEHIAIARDIAKESIILLKNDTILPLQRNVKIALIGPNADNIYNQLGDYTAPQPEENVITVLRGLQAYTSPENVRYVKGCAIRDTLQSDIEAAVEAALQSDVVVAVVGGSSARDFKTSYQETGAAIVDNRYISDMESGEGFDRADLNLPGHQLKLLQALKSTGKPLIVIYIQGRPLNMNWAAEHADALFTAWYPGQEGGYAVADVLYGEYNPAGRLPISVPKSVGQLPVYYNKKNPQGHDYLEMTAKPLYEFGYGLSYTTFQYGNLNFEQKGKHAVEVSFTVKNNGNLDGDEVVQLYLRDHYASVVQPVKQLKHFQRIHLKRGESQTIRFLLTPEDFSIIDKEFRYIVEPGEVSILIGSSSEDIRLESIWKLD, from the coding sequence ATGAAACATTTCTTCCTTTCTGCTGCTCTTTTTATTATTTCTCTTTATTCGCTTTTTTCACAGATTCCGGATTATAAAAAGCCGGAAAAGAGCGTTGAAGAACGTGCAGAACATCTACTTACCCTTATGACTATTGAGGAAAAGGTAGGTCAGTTAGTTTGCGTCTTAGGTTGGGAGATGTATGAGAAAAAGGGAGATAGCGTAACCCATTCAAAAAAATTTGAAGAATTGCTTTCAAAGTATCATGTCGGTATGTACTGGGCGGTTTATCGTGCGGATCCGTGGACACAAAAGACTTTAGAAACAGGACTTTCGCCTCGCCAGGCGGCCGAAGCAGGAAATGCCATGCAGAGATATGCCGTTGAAAATACGCGTTTGGGAATTCCTATTTTTATTGCGGAAGAAGCACCGCATGGCCATATGGCGATAGGTGCGACTGTTTTTCCTACCGGTATTGGTCAGGCTTCAACCTGGAATCCGGAATTATTGGAAAAGATGGGAGAAGTTATCGCTAGAGAGATACGTTTGCAAGGCGGACATATCAGTTACGGCCCGGTATTAGATTTGTCTCGGGATCCGCGTTGGTCGAGAGTTGAGGAGAGCTACGGAGAAGATCCGGTACTTAGTGCAAAATTAGCCGCTGCAATTGTGAAAGGAACCGGTGGCGGAAATATTGTTGATACTCAAACAACTATTGTTACTCTGAAACATTTAATTGCATACGGGATTCCTGAAGGCGGGCATAACGGAAATACGGCATTTGTCGGCTACCGTGAACTGCATGAGAACTTTCTGCCGCCTTTTAAAGCTGCTATCGATGCCGGCGCTCTTTCAGTAATGACCGGCTATAATTCTATTGACGGAATCCCTTGTACTTCAAATGGCTATCTATTAACCGATGTTCTTCGTAATCAATGGGGTTTTAAAGGGTTTACCATCTCAGACCTGAATAGTGTTGCAGGTATTAGCAATGGGCATTTTGTTGCGGAAAATTCTAAAGAAGCGGGAAAATTAGCAATCATTGCCGGCCTGAACGTCGATTTAGGAGGAGATTCTTTTTTACAATTAATTGAAGCAGTGAAGAATGCTGAGATTCCGGAAAGCCTTGTTGATACTGCCGTACTTCGGATTTTGAAACTGAAATTTGAAATGGGGCTTTTTGATAATCCCTATGTTGATCCGGTAAATGCAGAGCAGTATGTGCGTTCCCCCGAACATATAGCGATAGCCCGTGATATAGCAAAAGAGTCGATTATTTTATTGAAAAATGACACTATTCTTCCTTTGCAGCGAAATGTGAAAATAGCGCTGATCGGGCCGAATGCCGATAATATTTATAATCAGTTAGGAGATTATACGGCGCCCCAACCGGAGGAAAATGTAATTACTGTTTTGAGAGGATTGCAGGCATATACTTCACCTGAAAATGTTCGATATGTGAAAGGTTGTGCTATTCGAGATACATTACAGTCCGACATTGAGGCCGCTGTTGAGGCTGCCTTGCAGTCTGATGTGGTTGTTGCGGTAGTCGGCGGATCCAGCGCCCGCGATTTCAAAACATCATATCAGGAAACCGGCGCTGCAATTGTGGATAACCGGTATATCAGTGATATGGAATCCGGAGAGGGATTTGACCGTGCAGATTTGAATCTTCCAGGACATCAATTAAAACTTCTACAAGCTTTAAAATCAACAGGTAAACCGCTAATTGTTATATATATTCAAGGACGGCCGTTGAATATGAATTGGGCAGCAGAACATGCCGATGCCTTGTTCACTGCCTGGTATCCCGGACAAGAAGGTGGATATGCAGTTGCAGATGTGCTTTATGGAGAATACAACCCTGCGGGGCGTCTGCCTATTTCCGTGCCGAAATCCGTAGGTCAGTTGCCGGTCTATTACAATAAAAAAAATCCACAGGGGCATGATTACCTTGAAATGACGGCTAAGCCGCTCTACGAATTCGGTTACGGATTGAGCTACACAACGTTTCAATATGGCAATCTGAACTTTGAACAGAAAGGGAAACATGCTGTTGAAGTCTCTTTTACTGTGAAAAACAATGGAAATTTGGATGGAGATGAGGTTGTGCAATTATATCTTCGCGACCACTATGCGTCTGTTGTACAACCGGTCAAGCAGCTAAAACATTTTCAACGAATTCATCTCAAACGTGGCGAATCCCAAACAATTCGTTTTCTGCTCACACCCGAGGATTTTAGTATTATTGATAAAGAATTCCGATATATCGTTGAACCGGGAGAGGTTTCAATTTTGATTGGGAGTTCTTCCGAAGATATTAGATTGGAAAGCATTTGGAAGCTGGATTGA
- a CDS encoding GNAT family N-acetyltransferase, which yields MKIKQLTTVNQKVLNKINSLLPELFENASVLSLQQLEEMINDDNTTIFIAEENEEIIGMLTFVIYRIPSGLKAWIEDVVVDKEYQGKGIGKILVQRAIDYAKELGINKIDLTSSLFRVAANILYPKLGFKKRETNVYRLEI from the coding sequence TTGAAAATAAAACAATTAACAACCGTTAATCAAAAAGTATTAAACAAAATTAATTCTTTGCTGCCTGAGTTATTTGAAAATGCATCGGTATTAAGTCTTCAACAACTCGAAGAAATGATTAATGACGATAATACTACTATCTTTATTGCTGAAGAAAATGAAGAGATTATAGGAATGCTTACTTTTGTAATTTATAGAATTCCAAGCGGTTTGAAAGCTTGGATAGAAGATGTAGTTGTTGATAAAGAGTATCAGGGAAAAGGTATAGGAAAAATATTGGTTCAGAGAGCAATTGATTATGCTAAGGAATTAGGTATTAATAAAATAGATTTAACATCAAGTTTATTCAGAGTTGCTGCAAATATTCTATACCCTAAACTCGGATTTAAGAAAAGGGAAACAAATGTATATCGTTTAGAAATATAA
- a CDS encoding TolC family protein — protein sequence MKKYLYMLSVFCCWMVFVLPARTQQVQKITQEEAEIMFLKQNLEIIAQQYNIDIADAAITQAKLWENPSLSISQINFWSTSSQREGIDEVIPPLFGNFGRNTEFSVELSQFIQIAGQRRKLMKMEKVSKEMAVEEFGDMLRSLKAELRKSIYDLVYLQEYQTILSNQIEAFDKLIENYQAQVSLGNVSKSELLRLQSSLLELENERHEVRLEYNERQKMLRTLLNIQTQIVLEIVTDGKEYKNPAEISLQNLFQQAKDSRHDLKYSQLQTQYFEKSISYEKSQRAPNLELSVNYDRYGGVWKNFVGFGLNIDLPIINRNQGNIRIAHYNKVQSEYLFQQQQNLVLQEVEQAFNNYGSVYDFFLKMKNNSLLSEIDSMLDVYTENLLKRNISMLEYIDFMESYKNTKQTMLSVKKNIGQQFEELQYVVGEDIE from the coding sequence ATGAAAAAATATCTTTATATGTTATCTGTTTTTTGCTGTTGGATGGTTTTCGTTCTCCCTGCCCGGACTCAGCAAGTTCAAAAAATAACTCAGGAAGAAGCGGAAATCATGTTCCTGAAACAAAATCTGGAAATTATAGCTCAACAATATAATATTGATATTGCCGACGCAGCGATAACACAGGCAAAATTATGGGAAAACCCATCACTTTCAATAAGCCAAATCAATTTTTGGAGTACATCTTCACAACGCGAAGGCATTGATGAGGTAATTCCTCCTTTGTTTGGAAATTTCGGTAGAAATACGGAGTTCAGCGTTGAATTAAGTCAGTTTATTCAAATTGCCGGACAGCGGAGAAAGTTGATGAAAATGGAAAAGGTTTCTAAAGAAATGGCTGTAGAAGAGTTTGGTGACATGTTGAGATCATTAAAGGCGGAATTACGAAAATCTATATATGACCTTGTTTATTTGCAAGAATATCAAACAATATTGTCAAATCAAATAGAGGCGTTTGATAAGCTGATTGAAAATTATCAAGCTCAAGTCTCTTTAGGAAATGTTTCTAAAAGCGAACTGCTCCGCTTGCAATCATCACTTCTGGAATTGGAAAATGAGAGACATGAGGTGCGATTGGAATATAATGAACGGCAAAAAATGCTGAGAACTCTACTCAATATTCAAACTCAAATTGTCTTGGAAATCGTTACTGATGGAAAAGAGTATAAAAATCCGGCAGAAATTTCATTACAAAATTTATTTCAACAAGCTAAAGATTCTCGCCACGACTTAAAATATTCCCAACTTCAAACACAATATTTTGAAAAGTCTATTTCTTACGAAAAGTCGCAACGTGCTCCGAATCTGGAGTTAAGCGTTAATTATGACCGTTATGGCGGTGTGTGGAAGAATTTTGTTGGGTTCGGATTAAATATAGATTTGCCCATAATAAATCGGAATCAGGGAAATATACGAATTGCTCACTATAATAAAGTGCAAAGTGAATATTTGTTTCAACAGCAACAGAATTTGGTACTACAGGAAGTTGAGCAAGCTTTTAATAATTATGGCTCTGTGTATGACTTCTTTTTGAAAATGAAGAATAACAGTTTGTTGTCTGAAATTGACAGTATGCTGGATGTCTATACCGAGAATCTGTTGAAACGAAATATCAGTATGTTGGAATATATTGATTTTATGGAAAGTTATAAAAACACTAAACAAACCATGTTGTCGGTAAAGAAAAATATCGGACAGCAATTTGAAGAGTTACAATATGTTGTTGGAGAAGATATTGAATAA
- a CDS encoding RNA polymerase sigma factor — protein sequence MDKPKEQENVEKIFSEHQSKLKAFIRKRVSNEEDSEDILQDVFYQLLKTIETGLNPIEQVTAWLYRVTRNTIINKGKKKREEQLPEYQYDEDDKMLNDFSEVLFGNASASSPETEYMRSLVWEELEKALTELPPEQREIFELTELDGLSVKEISQATGVSVNTLLSRKHYAVKHLRKRLETLYNDLIYY from the coding sequence ATGGATAAACCGAAAGAACAGGAAAATGTAGAAAAAATCTTTTCCGAACATCAATCCAAACTAAAAGCGTTTATTCGTAAACGAGTTTCAAATGAGGAAGATTCGGAAGATATTCTGCAGGATGTTTTCTATCAATTGCTGAAAACGATAGAGACCGGGCTTAATCCGATTGAACAAGTAACGGCTTGGCTTTACCGCGTTACGCGTAATACGATTATCAATAAAGGAAAGAAGAAGCGGGAAGAACAACTTCCGGAATATCAATACGATGAAGACGATAAGATGTTGAATGATTTTTCGGAAGTGTTGTTCGGCAATGCTTCCGCTTCTTCACCGGAAACGGAGTATATGCGTTCATTGGTTTGGGAGGAATTGGAAAAAGCTTTGACGGAACTTCCTCCCGAACAACGCGAAATCTTTGAACTTACCGAACTTGACGGGCTTTCCGTAAAAGAAATATCCCAAGCTACCGGCGTATCCGTCAACACATTGTTATCCCGGAAACACTATGCAGTAAAACATTTACGTAAACGTTTGGAAACATTGTATAATGATTTGATTTATTATTGA
- a CDS encoding alpha/beta fold hydrolase, with protein MSANKNLHSEIAFKRIDNYPGKPTIIFLHDSWGSINLLRDFPEKLGELTECNVLIYDRQGYGESGPFSYSKRNNDYMELEADILNELLDYWKIDKAILFGHSDGGSISLITAAKYPSKIVGVITEGAHVFVEDITVNGIKDAVKLYQTGNLKSKLEKYHGEKTDSMFWAWADTWTSEEFRTWNIESFLPAIHCDLLVIQGADDEYGTLEQVTKIVTQTSGQASKLIIPNAKHSPHKEVPNLVLEKSAEFIKQLFDDENKNASIREVSKASFRKHKNKFKGIIFDLDGTLVNSLEDLAGSMNKVLQNHNFPTHSLADYKIFVGKGILNLVRSSLPKTIQDEQTVKSCYQQMVSIYKDNCIIKTAPYDGIIDLLNELKYRKIKLAVLSNKADELTKKIVQTLMPDYFDVVLGLTSEELRKPNPFVALKISNFFQIDSENMIYVGDSGIDMQTAQNAKMFGVGVTWGFRTEEELIVNGAQEILNHPSDLIKIIS; from the coding sequence ATGTCAGCAAATAAAAATCTTCATTCTGAAATAGCTTTCAAAAGAATTGATAATTATCCCGGGAAACCAACAATAATTTTTCTTCACGATTCATGGGGCAGTATTAATTTATTGCGTGATTTTCCGGAAAAATTGGGAGAATTAACCGAATGTAATGTGCTTATATATGATCGGCAAGGTTACGGAGAATCAGGTCCGTTTTCGTATTCCAAACGTAACAATGATTACATGGAGCTGGAAGCGGATATTCTGAACGAACTTTTAGATTATTGGAAAATAGATAAAGCTATACTTTTCGGACATAGTGACGGAGGGTCTATTTCTTTGATAACAGCGGCAAAATACCCCTCAAAAATCGTAGGAGTTATTACTGAAGGCGCACATGTTTTCGTAGAAGATATTACTGTTAACGGAATAAAAGATGCTGTTAAGCTTTATCAAACCGGCAATTTAAAATCCAAATTAGAGAAATATCACGGTGAAAAAACCGATTCAATGTTTTGGGCTTGGGCCGATACATGGACATCGGAAGAATTTCGGACCTGGAATATTGAAAGTTTTTTGCCTGCAATCCATTGTGATCTGCTTGTTATTCAAGGTGCTGACGACGAATATGGAACATTGGAACAAGTTACTAAAATAGTAACCCAAACGAGCGGACAAGCTTCAAAATTGATTATTCCGAATGCTAAGCATTCTCCACATAAAGAAGTTCCCAATTTAGTTTTAGAAAAATCCGCAGAATTTATTAAACAATTGTTTGATGATGAAAATAAAAACGCATCTATCCGGGAAGTTTCCAAAGCTTCTTTTAGAAAACATAAAAATAAATTTAAAGGTATAATCTTCGATTTAGACGGCACATTGGTAAACTCGCTTGAAGACTTGGCTGGTTCAATGAATAAAGTATTACAAAATCATAACTTCCCTACTCATTCATTAGCCGACTACAAAATTTTTGTCGGCAAAGGAATTTTAAATTTAGTTCGCTCTTCTTTACCGAAAACAATACAGGATGAACAAACCGTTAAATCATGTTATCAACAAATGGTTAGTATTTATAAAGACAATTGCATCATTAAAACCGCACCGTATGACGGTATAATTGATTTACTTAACGAATTGAAATATAGAAAAATAAAATTAGCCGTACTTTCAAACAAAGCAGATGAATTAACAAAAAAGATAGTTCAAACATTAATGCCGGATTATTTCGATGTGGTTTTAGGATTAACAAGCGAAGAGCTCAGAAAACCCAATCCGTTTGTCGCATTAAAAATAAGCAATTTTTTTCAAATTGATAGTGAAAATATGATTTATGTCGGCGACTCCGGCATTGATATGCAAACCGCTCAAAATGCAAAAATGTTTGGTGTTGGTGTAACTTGGGGATTTCGAACCGAAGAAGAATTAATCGTTAACGGCGCTCAAGAGATATTAAATCACCCGTCAGATTTAATAAAAATTATTTCTTAA
- a CDS encoding efflux RND transporter periplasmic adaptor subunit, with product MINKKIILLIAGIAASCAVSCSKGINKENDGLNGEIHTDFLKEVKTTQAVLSNRQEGLTLTGKVEYDPDKIIHYSPLISGVVEKTYFSLGDKVKKGDILFDIRSTELTQLLSEQTSLKAEKKIVERELKSAQSMFDSGMLSERELLEVEARLNQCRASLQKTETDMFLYGYNELNGTFSVKAPMTGFIVDKNISSGSTISSGGEIVFTIADLSTVWISANVYAGNLQFVHEGMEVDITTLSYPGEIFKGKIKTLSQVFDPEEKVLKARIPISNSDLKFKPEMSVLVTLQKQDNQQFLTVSSNALIFDDNRYFLVVADKNNESYKMKEVVLQGSHNGVSYIASGIQEGDNIVIGNQLLIYEELKKGRS from the coding sequence ATGATAAACAAGAAAATTATATTATTAATTGCGGGCATCGCGGCATCTTGTGCGGTTTCTTGCTCAAAAGGTATAAATAAGGAAAACGACGGGCTCAATGGTGAAATCCATACTGATTTTCTAAAGGAAGTAAAAACTACTCAAGCGGTTTTGAGTAATAGGCAGGAAGGTTTGACTCTAACCGGAAAGGTGGAATACGACCCGGATAAAATCATACATTATTCTCCCTTAATTAGTGGAGTAGTGGAGAAAACTTATTTTTCTTTAGGCGATAAAGTTAAGAAAGGAGATATACTTTTTGACATTCGTAGTACGGAACTAACACAGTTGTTATCGGAACAAACTTCATTAAAAGCGGAGAAAAAGATTGTTGAGCGAGAACTCAAAAGTGCTCAATCTATGTTTGATTCCGGTATGTTGTCCGAACGAGAATTATTAGAAGTGGAAGCGCGGTTAAATCAATGTAGAGCGTCTCTCCAAAAGACGGAAACGGATATGTTTTTGTATGGATATAATGAGTTGAACGGAACTTTTTCTGTTAAAGCGCCGATGACGGGGTTTATAGTAGATAAAAATATTTCGTCTGGAAGCACTATTTCGTCAGGAGGTGAAATAGTTTTTACTATTGCCGATTTAAGTACGGTATGGATTTCAGCCAATGTATATGCCGGAAATTTACAATTTGTGCATGAAGGTATGGAGGTTGATATAACAACGCTTTCTTATCCCGGTGAAATTTTTAAAGGAAAAATCAAAACACTTTCACAAGTATTCGATCCGGAAGAAAAGGTTTTGAAAGCGAGAATTCCGATTTCTAACTCGGATTTAAAATTCAAACCGGAAATGTCGGTATTAGTTACATTACAAAAACAAGATAATCAACAATTCTTAACAGTTTCATCTAATGCATTGATTTTTGATGATAACAGATATTTTTTAGTGGTCGCGGATAAAAATAATGAAAGTTATAAGATGAAGGAAGTGGTTCTGCAAGGTAGTCATAACGGTGTTTCTTATATTGCTTCGGGAATTCAAGAAGGAGATAATATTGTCATCGGAAATCAGTTGTTGATTTATGAAGAGTTGAAGAAGGGACGGAGTTAA
- a CDS encoding Na+/H+ antiporter, which produces MITFEYILILLIAILLSNLINRFLPAVSVPIIQIILGIIISFVPFGFNIELNPDLFFVLFIAPLVYNTSMLLDKRMFWSLKMPILNMAVILVLITVLGVGYLVHFMIPTLPLAVAFMLIGALGPTDDVAIHSVSQKVPIPKKLMNMLTGESIINDATGIVCFQFALAAVVMGSFSAAGATKQLLIVGIGGILVGLSFTIIKRQLVKWIRKLGMDNVTLHTLIEILPPFFVYLFAEKLGVSGILAVFAAGITQSFGKERIDPSTANLNIASKNIWNMLSFTLEGIVYLILGMQLPMVLQTFKNNTYSYSVGMLLLFVLIITVSFAIIRFVWFYLTTRKKSFFEKNEPIKKWKAALIFSLAGARGAVTMASVLSIPVLLSDGTAFPQRDLIILLSTGVILLSLIITNFILPVVVGKSDKSTKEIKENEACIEILCNVVDALEKSATKENEIAERMILSRYKHRIQNLRYTHTDKNKEKMLRNEAREWEKQNTILLIESGSIDEAVGNRYLYSINKHLKFPVLFSGKKRKKRFKHKFHDKEFHFEVLKLKEINDSFVIKKLIERQQYDNSYELKKVLSEYESNLLNMNNMIAMAGRRKDFAKIEIAMTEVASTAFQIERDNIQAMFESGRISREKAKELRNNLMYMEAELK; this is translated from the coding sequence ATGATTACATTCGAATATATCTTGATATTATTGATAGCCATACTTTTATCAAATTTAATCAATAGATTTTTACCGGCAGTATCCGTTCCAATTATACAAATTATATTAGGAATAATAATTTCATTTGTGCCGTTTGGTTTTAACATTGAACTAAATCCCGATTTATTCTTTGTGCTTTTTATTGCACCATTAGTTTACAATACTAGCATGCTGCTGGATAAGAGAATGTTTTGGTCATTGAAGATGCCAATTTTAAACATGGCGGTTATTTTAGTATTGATAACGGTTTTGGGTGTTGGTTATCTAGTTCATTTTATGATTCCAACACTTCCACTTGCTGTTGCTTTTATGTTGATTGGTGCATTAGGACCAACCGATGATGTAGCTATCCATTCTGTTTCGCAAAAAGTACCTATTCCTAAAAAATTGATGAATATGCTTACCGGAGAATCCATCATAAATGACGCGACCGGTATTGTTTGTTTTCAATTCGCATTAGCGGCAGTAGTAATGGGATCTTTTTCTGCTGCTGGTGCAACAAAACAATTGCTTATTGTGGGTATTGGCGGAATACTTGTAGGGTTATCATTTACTATTATTAAACGTCAGCTTGTTAAATGGATTCGCAAATTGGGCATGGATAATGTTACCTTACACACTTTAATTGAAATATTACCGCCTTTCTTTGTTTATTTGTTTGCCGAAAAGTTAGGTGTTAGCGGAATATTGGCAGTATTTGCAGCAGGCATAACACAATCATTCGGCAAAGAAAGAATAGATCCGAGTACTGCAAATCTAAATATCGCATCAAAGAATATTTGGAATATGCTTTCTTTTACTCTTGAAGGAATTGTTTACCTGATTCTCGGAATGCAATTACCTATGGTTTTACAAACATTTAAAAACAATACCTATTCATATTCGGTAGGAATGTTACTTTTATTCGTTCTTATCATAACAGTATCTTTTGCAATAATTAGATTTGTTTGGTTCTATCTAACAACTCGAAAAAAGTCGTTTTTTGAAAAAAACGAGCCGATAAAAAAATGGAAGGCGGCACTTATTTTCAGTCTTGCAGGTGCAAGAGGAGCAGTTACAATGGCGAGTGTATTATCTATACCTGTTTTATTAAGTGACGGAACTGCTTTTCCTCAGCGTGATTTAATAATTTTGCTATCAACAGGAGTAATTCTGTTATCGCTTATCATAACTAATTTCATTCTTCCCGTTGTAGTCGGAAAATCAGATAAATCAACAAAAGAGATAAAGGAGAATGAAGCATGTATTGAAATTTTATGTAATGTTGTTGATGCACTTGAAAAATCTGCAACAAAAGAAAATGAAATAGCCGAAAGAATGATTCTGAGCAGGTATAAACACAGGATTCAGAACTTACGGTACACTCATACCGATAAAAATAAGGAAAAGATGCTGCGAAATGAAGCTCGGGAATGGGAAAAACAAAATACTATTCTTCTTATAGAGAGCGGTAGTATAGATGAAGCGGTTGGAAATCGATATTTGTATTCAATAAACAAACATCTAAAATTTCCGGTTTTATTTTCCGGTAAAAAAAGAAAAAAACGTTTTAAACATAAATTCCATGATAAAGAATTTCATTTTGAAGTATTAAAACTAAAGGAAATCAATGATTCATTTGTTATTAAAAAGCTAATTGAGCGGCAACAATATGACAATAGTTATGAGTTGAAGAAAGTACTTTCAGAATATGAATCCAATTTACTTAATATGAATAATATGATTGCAATGGCAGGACGAAGAAAAGATTTTGCAAAAATAGAAATTGCTATGACTGAAGTTGCATCAACTGCATTTCAAATCGAACGCGATAATATACAAGCAATGTTCGAGTCTGGACGCATTTCACGTGAGAAAGCTAAAGAACTTCGTAATAATCTTATGTATATGGAAGCTGAACTAAAATAA